One segment of Pandoraea pnomenusa DNA contains the following:
- a CDS encoding carboxylesterase/lipase family protein — MAPLLTQARSTREPQPLRRAITIDAPAGPVRGAVEDQVRVFKGIPFVLPPVGELRFRPPQPHPGFTQPQNASSFGPAPMQPVRIQAGTGRNFLGDARQGEDCLYLNVWAPDTPGPHPVFVWIYGGSNMFGATSQPIYDGTQFARNGVVCVTIGYRVGALGFLELGDLLGESYRGSGNNALRDQVMGLQWVQRNIQAFGGDPKRVTLGGESAGGKNVSTLLTLPAARGMFQQAIIESGGALTTHSLDEAYKVAHLFAEQVQPNGRGEALRARLLSLPADQLIKAQIATAAAYPRNFAFRTVIDGDFVPRSPQLSLEQGHASHLRLLVGSNRNESLIFFRPELLAAYRKGEAATAPIAAREMAQLDVPTIERMAQRYRDAFPDQHAFLRRIDLLSAEEYWVPMLRLAEAHARNGGESYMYRYDQASVEAPFRGFAVHASELPMVWKNFREPFLSMLYRETPALDAFASVVHETWIAFMREGRPSHSALPSWPRFQLTQRPTMLLAAGDNRVEEDPAGDQRRLWEGVL; from the coding sequence TTGGCACCGTTGCTCACACAGGCCCGGTCGACACGCGAGCCGCAGCCGTTGCGTCGGGCCATCACGATTGACGCGCCGGCGGGTCCGGTGCGTGGTGCGGTGGAAGATCAGGTGCGCGTGTTCAAGGGCATTCCGTTTGTGCTGCCGCCGGTGGGCGAACTGCGTTTTCGCCCACCGCAGCCGCATCCCGGATTCACCCAGCCGCAAAATGCGTCCTCCTTCGGTCCTGCGCCGATGCAGCCGGTGCGCATCCAGGCCGGCACCGGCCGTAATTTCCTCGGTGATGCGCGACAGGGCGAAGATTGTCTTTACCTGAACGTGTGGGCGCCGGACACACCGGGCCCGCATCCTGTGTTCGTCTGGATCTATGGCGGCAGCAACATGTTCGGCGCCACCAGCCAGCCCATCTACGACGGCACGCAGTTCGCGCGCAATGGCGTCGTGTGCGTGACCATCGGGTATCGCGTCGGTGCGCTTGGCTTCCTCGAACTTGGCGACCTTTTGGGCGAGTCCTATCGCGGCTCCGGCAACAATGCCCTGCGCGATCAGGTGATGGGGCTGCAATGGGTCCAGCGGAATATCCAGGCGTTCGGGGGCGATCCCAAGCGCGTCACGCTGGGGGGCGAATCGGCCGGAGGGAAGAATGTCTCCACGCTGCTGACGCTGCCGGCGGCACGCGGTATGTTCCAGCAGGCAATCATCGAGAGTGGCGGCGCCCTCACCACGCATTCGCTGGACGAGGCGTACAAGGTGGCGCATCTCTTCGCCGAACAGGTACAGCCGAATGGCCGCGGCGAGGCACTTCGCGCGCGCCTGCTCAGCCTGCCGGCGGATCAGTTGATCAAGGCGCAGATCGCCACGGCTGCCGCCTATCCGCGCAACTTCGCATTCCGCACGGTCATCGATGGCGACTTCGTGCCGCGCTCGCCGCAATTGAGTCTGGAACAAGGGCACGCGAGCCACTTGCGCCTGCTCGTCGGCAGCAACCGCAATGAATCGCTGATCTTCTTCCGTCCCGAATTGCTGGCTGCCTATCGCAAAGGCGAGGCCGCCACTGCGCCCATCGCGGCTCGCGAGATGGCGCAGCTCGATGTGCCCACCATCGAGCGCATGGCCCAGCGCTATCGCGACGCCTTCCCTGACCAGCACGCGTTTCTGCGACGTATCGACCTGCTGAGCGCCGAGGAATACTGGGTGCCCATGCTGAGATTGGCCGAGGCGCATGCCCGCAATGGTGGCGAGAGCTACATGTACCGCTACGATCAGGCATCAGTGGAGGCCCCTTTCCGGGGCTTTGCCGTGCATGCGTCGGAGTTGCCGATGGTCTGGAAGAACTTCCGCGAGCCCTTTCTTTCCATGCTGTATCGCGAAACGCCCGCACTGGATGCGTTCGCCAGTGTGGTTCACGAAACCTGGATCGCCTTCATGCGCGAAGGCCGGCCCTCGCACAGCGCACTGCCGTCCTGGCCACGCTTCCAACTGACGCAGCGCCCGACCATGCTTCTGGCCGCAGGTGATAACCGCGTTGAGGAAGACCCCGCAGGCGATCAGCGACGCTTGTGGGAAGGAGTGCTCTAG
- the hpnD gene encoding presqualene diphosphate synthase HpnD, with protein sequence MQPHDNAENANQSTGTPASPAQANDYCRQKAGPPGSALYYALLQLPPSKRDAAYAVHAFCQEIADIHAAVHDPGVAHAKLDWWRQELARLFSGAPAHPVARALAPVIDNARLNRAQFEAVLHGAEMDLSQMRYLDFAGLSHYCDAAGGAPAELASHIYGFDNDSTPALARALGHAITLGRRVTDAGVDARAGYVYFPIDELQRFGVTAADLQNGKYSPAFVELMKFQHERASQAIANAARAIPQTDRRKQKPLLALASLQLALMDEVAASDYQVLHQRIDLTPLRKFWRAWRAR encoded by the coding sequence ATGCAACCCCACGACAACGCCGAGAACGCCAACCAAAGCACCGGCACCCCAGCCAGCCCCGCTCAGGCCAACGATTACTGCCGACAGAAAGCCGGCCCGCCAGGCTCCGCGCTCTACTACGCGCTCCTTCAGCTCCCGCCGTCCAAGCGCGATGCCGCCTACGCCGTCCACGCCTTCTGCCAGGAAATCGCCGACATTCATGCCGCCGTGCACGACCCCGGCGTCGCCCACGCGAAGCTCGACTGGTGGCGCCAGGAGCTCGCTCGCCTCTTCTCCGGCGCCCCCGCCCACCCGGTCGCACGCGCACTCGCCCCCGTCATCGACAACGCAAGACTCAACCGCGCCCAGTTCGAGGCCGTCTTGCATGGCGCCGAAATGGACCTCTCGCAGATGCGCTACCTCGACTTCGCCGGCCTGTCGCACTATTGCGATGCCGCAGGCGGCGCCCCCGCAGAACTCGCGTCGCACATCTACGGTTTCGACAACGACAGCACCCCCGCCCTCGCCCGCGCACTCGGCCACGCCATCACGCTCGGCCGACGCGTGACCGACGCAGGTGTCGACGCCCGTGCCGGCTACGTCTACTTCCCCATCGACGAACTACAGCGCTTCGGCGTTACCGCCGCCGACCTGCAAAACGGCAAGTACTCGCCCGCGTTCGTCGAACTGATGAAGTTCCAGCATGAACGCGCCAGCCAGGCGATCGCCAACGCCGCCCGCGCCATTCCTCAAACGGATCGCCGCAAGCAAAAGCCCCTGCTGGCACTCGCATCCCTGCAGTTGGCCCTCATGGATGAAGTCGCCGCCAGCGACTATCAAGTCCTGCACCAGCGCATCGACCTCACGCCCCTGCGCAAATTCTGGCGCGCCTGGCGCGCACGCTGA
- a CDS encoding M20 family metallopeptidase → MNALTQALGSAAPALMADLEALYKDLHQHPELSMQEVRTAKIVADTMQDLGYEVTREVGVTGVVCVMKNGDGPTVMLRADMDALPMAENTGLAYASSVTARDADGVEVGVAHSCGHDMHVTWMIGAARVLSTNRAAWRGTLMIVFQPGEETAEGAHAMVRDWGEGRFPKPDIILGQHVMVGPAGTVNYRPGVTLSAGDSLKIKLFGRGSHGSQPQTSIDPVIMAAATTLRLQTIVSREIAPNEPAVLTIGSLQAGTKENIIPDDATIKLNMRTFSEDTRDYMLKSIRRICCAECDASGAERPPEFTTINSYPLTENDRVATERVAQAFNRQFGENATLAPGPASASEDFSVFGRTWRVPYVFWFVGGTDPAVFATAQREKAVNKIPSNHSPKFAPQIHPTLETGLQAMLTAAAAWLCPPDVAV, encoded by the coding sequence ATGAATGCCCTCACCCAAGCGCTCGGCTCCGCCGCACCCGCCCTGATGGCCGATCTGGAAGCGCTCTACAAGGACCTTCACCAGCATCCCGAGTTGTCGATGCAGGAAGTCCGTACAGCGAAAATCGTTGCCGACACGATGCAGGACCTTGGCTACGAGGTAACACGCGAGGTTGGCGTGACCGGCGTGGTGTGTGTCATGAAGAACGGCGACGGTCCGACCGTGATGTTGCGTGCGGACATGGATGCATTGCCCATGGCAGAGAACACGGGGCTGGCCTATGCCAGCAGCGTCACAGCGCGCGATGCGGACGGCGTCGAGGTCGGGGTGGCGCACTCGTGCGGCCACGACATGCACGTCACGTGGATGATCGGCGCGGCGCGTGTCCTGTCCACGAATCGCGCCGCCTGGCGGGGCACGCTCATGATCGTGTTCCAGCCCGGCGAGGAGACCGCCGAGGGCGCGCATGCCATGGTGCGGGACTGGGGCGAGGGTCGCTTTCCGAAGCCCGACATTATTCTCGGACAGCATGTGATGGTCGGGCCCGCCGGCACCGTCAATTACCGTCCTGGTGTCACGCTGTCCGCCGGCGACAGCCTGAAGATCAAGCTCTTCGGGCGCGGCTCGCATGGTTCACAGCCGCAGACCTCGATCGATCCCGTGATCATGGCTGCGGCGACCACGCTGCGGCTCCAGACCATCGTGTCTCGCGAGATCGCGCCGAACGAGCCGGCCGTGCTCACGATCGGCTCCCTGCAGGCCGGCACCAAGGAAAACATCATTCCCGACGATGCCACCATCAAGCTGAACATGCGCACGTTCAGCGAAGATACGCGCGACTACATGCTCAAGTCCATCCGTCGTATTTGCTGTGCGGAGTGCGATGCCTCCGGTGCCGAGCGCCCCCCGGAGTTCACCACCATCAACAGCTATCCGCTGACCGAAAACGACCGCGTCGCGACGGAACGGGTGGCACAGGCATTCAATCGGCAATTTGGCGAGAACGCTACGCTGGCGCCAGGCCCAGCGTCGGCCAGCGAGGATTTCAGCGTCTTCGGACGTACCTGGCGTGTGCCGTACGTGTTTTGGTTCGTCGGCGGCACCGACCCCGCGGTGTTTGCCACGGCGCAGCGGGAAAAGGCCGTCAACAAAATTCCCAGCAATCACTCGCCGAAGTTCGCGCCGCAGATTCATCCCACGCTTGAGACGGGCTTGCAAGCCATGCTGACTGCCGCCGCTGCCTGGCTATGTCCACCCGATGTCGCCGTCTGA
- a CDS encoding trimeric intracellular cation channel family protein — MNDHRLFTTLDLAGTFAFAISGAVAARGRGLDWFGVMVISFTVACGGGVLRDLCIGAVPPAGLTDWRYLAVSMAAAFMAIAANPLVVRLAHPVILFDSIGLGLFAVTGAQKAMIYGHNAEVAVLLGVATAVGGGVARDVLLNRVPVILQREIYASAALVGAGIEVVGERMGWMSSGRTWFALAACFALRYLSLRYQWNLPRADGRDASDAD, encoded by the coding sequence CTGAACGACCATCGCCTGTTCACAACGCTCGACCTGGCGGGCACGTTCGCGTTTGCGATCAGCGGTGCGGTCGCGGCCCGAGGCCGCGGCCTCGACTGGTTCGGTGTGATGGTCATCTCGTTTACGGTCGCGTGCGGCGGTGGCGTTCTGCGCGACCTGTGCATCGGCGCCGTGCCGCCGGCCGGGTTGACAGACTGGCGCTACCTTGCGGTTTCGATGGCTGCGGCATTCATGGCGATCGCGGCGAACCCGTTGGTGGTGCGCCTTGCCCACCCGGTGATCCTGTTCGACTCCATCGGACTGGGGCTGTTTGCCGTAACGGGTGCGCAGAAGGCCATGATTTATGGCCACAACGCCGAGGTGGCGGTGCTGCTGGGCGTTGCCACCGCGGTTGGCGGCGGCGTGGCGCGCGACGTGCTTCTCAATCGTGTCCCCGTCATACTGCAGCGCGAGATCTATGCGTCCGCGGCACTTGTCGGCGCGGGCATCGAGGTTGTCGGCGAACGGATGGGATGGATGTCGAGCGGCAGGACCTGGTTCGCGCTTGCGGCGTGCTTCGCACTTCGTTACCTGTCGCTGCGGTACCAGTGGAACCTCCCGCGCGCCGACGGGCGCGATGCAAGCGACGCCGATTAA